The Vibrio metoecus sequence CATATCATAGCTATCAATGATTTGATTGAGTGTCTGCTGAGTGCTTTGGCGAATTTGCTGACGGCCACTGGTCAAGATGCTATCCATCAATGAATCACCAACCACTGCACGTAACGCAGAGTCAGTCGCTTGACGCAAGCTATCATCCGCATTTGTCACTTGATACAGGTACTTATACGGATCTGAGATGCGATACTGCACATCCATCGAAACGGTCACCACGTTTTCATCTTTGGTCAGCATCAAACCCGATGCACGCAGTGAACGAATGGCTTGTACGTTAACTGGGGTCACTTCATCAATAAAGCGTGGACGCCAGTTCAAACCAGGATCAACAATGCGGTCATATTTGCCAAGGCGTAGAACAACACCACGCTCTGCTTCACCAATGGTATAGAAGCCAGTGAAGAACCATATCGTAGCTGCAATAGCAGCAATCACGCTAAAACCGATGGCACCACCACCCGTCAGCGAAGGCCCTTTACCGCCTTTGCCACCAAATTTCCCACCCAGCTTTTGACTCAGTTTATTAAACACTTCGTCTAAATCAGGGGGACCTTGATCTCGGCCACCTTTGTTACCGCGATTGTTGTTCCCCCATGGGTCATTATCGCGGCCATTGTTGCCGTTATTATTACCAGGCTCATTCCACGCCATTAGAAAACTCCATCATTTGATATGACGTTATACTCTAGCAGTCCTTTAAGTAACTATAAAGTCACATAAATCTGCTTGCTCTCGTTTTTCTAGTCTAGCCCAATCGACCTGTTGCAACCGAACAGTGATCAGTAAATTGCCTTCCGGATCATACTCTTCCTGTTGAATGCAGTTCATTTGGAAAAATGTGCTACGGATACGCCCTTGATGTCGCGGCGGAATACGTAGATTGTGCTCCACCACTTGGCTTGCCAAACGCTCGCTCAATGCTTCAAAGAGTAGTTCAATACCAGTTCCCTGCATGGCAGAGATCCACACGACTCTTGGAACGCCTTCATCATCTCGTTCAATACGCGGAGCGTGCTCTTCCAGATTATCGATTTTGTTCATCACCAACAGGGTTGGGACTTCATGGGCATCGATTTCCTGCAAAACAGTCTCTACCGCTTGGATATTCTCACGAAAGCGTTCATCACTGGCATCAACAACATGTAACAAAATGTCAGCTTCTTGTGTCTCTTGTAACGTCGCTTTAAAAGCCGCAACAAGATCATGCGGAAGATGACGAATAAAACCTACCGTATCGGCTAGTACGGCTGGGCCGACATCCGCGAGATCGATTTTACGCAAGGTAGGATCAAGCGTTGCGAACAGCTGATCCGCTGCATACACGCCGGCTTCAGTGATTCGGTTAAACAGGGTTGACTTCCCTGCGTTGGTATAACCCACCAACGAGATGGTTGGAATTTCTGCACGGCTACGAGCACGGCGCCCTTGCTCACGCTGTTTGGCCACTTTTTCTAAGCGGCGCAAAATCGCTTTAATTCGTTCACGCAGTAAACGTCGGTCAGTTTCAAGCTGGGTTTCACCCGGCCCACGTAAACCAATCCCGCCTTTTTGTCTTTCCAAATGCGTCCAACCACGAATTAAGCGTGTCGAAATATGGCGCAGCTGAGCCAACTCGACTTGTAGCTTACCTTCATGGGTACGAGCACGTTGAGCAAAAATATCAAGGATAAGGCCTGTGCGATCAATCACACGACACTGGCACAGTCTTTCGAGGTTACGTTCTTGGGCAGGAGAAAGAGCATGGTTAAAAATCACCACGTTAGCACCGTGCATTTGCACAGCTTCGGCGATTTCTTGGGCTTTGCCCTCACCAACAAAATATTTAGGGTGAGGGGTTTGACGACTGCCTGTTACGACATGCAGTGTAGTCACCCCAGCGGAAGATATAAGCATTTTACATTCGCTCAGATCTTCCCACTCACCCCGTTGCGTGAAGTTGACATGAACAAGTACGGCTCGCTCACCGGCTTCATAACGGTCAAACAAGCGATCAACTCCTTAAATAATTGTGCAAAGAATTACTCTTCAGACTTCTCTGCTGGACGATCCGATGCTGGGCGGTCGCCGCTGTGGTGGCTAACTGGACGAGCAGGAACCACAGTAGAAATCGCGTGCTTGTAAACCATTTGGTTTACCGTGTTCTTCAGCAGGATCACAAATTGATCAAATGATTCAATCTGGCCTTGCAGCTTGATGCCGTTAACAAGGTAGATAGAAACTGGAATACGTTCACGACGTAGTGCATTCAGAAATGGGTCTTGTAGAGATTGCCCCTTAGCCATTTTATTTTTTCCTTATTTTGTCTTTTCTAGTAATTATTTAGCTAGCGGTGCAGCAGAATTATATGCAGCCTTGCATCTGAGCTAAACGAATCAAAATCCCCGTTGCTACCGATGCTCAACAGAGTACCAATAGCGGATCCTTTCCGGGGTACATCACGCAAAAGCGATCACATTATACACAGCTTATTTCGTTGGACGCTATCGCATTCGAGAGTGTTTCAACGGCTTGATCAACGTTTTCGCTATCTAACCAAGTTAAATCATCCCAGCTGCGTAACCAGGTGATCTGTCGCTTGGCCAATTGACGGGTGGCGCAGATTCCACGATAGATCGCTTCATCTAGGGTACCGTGACCGTCTAAGTAATCCCACATCTGTCGATAACCGACGCAGCGAATAGAAGGAAGATCTGGATGAAGATCGTCTCTGGCATATAATGCTTTGACCTCTTCTTCAAACCCTGATTCGACCATCTTCTCAAAACGAAGTTCAATCCGACGATGGAGTTCTGCCCTTTCCTTGGGAGCAATTGCAAACTGCAGCACCCGATAAGGAATTGCTTCCCCTTTGGTTTGCGTCAGTTCAGTAAGAGTTTTACCTGAAATTCGATAAACTTCCAATGCCCGCGACAATCTTTGTGGATCATTGGGATGAATTCGCTGTGCTGAGGCGGGATCAATCTGTTGTAGTTGTTCATGTAACGCCTGCCAGCCTAATGTTGCGGCTTCTTGTTCGATCTGCTGACGAATCGCAGGATCGGCCGCAGGCAGTGGTGACAACCCTTCGAGCAAGGCTTTGTAATAGAGCATCGTCCCACCCACCAACAGCGGAATTTTGCCCTGAGCAACGATATCTGCCATCTCTTTCAACGCGTCACGACGAAAATCGGCCGCCGAATAAGATTCACTCGGGTCAAGAATATCGATCAAACGGTGCGGTGCGAGTGCTAACTCTTGAGCATCGGGTTTAGCGGTACCGATGTCCATCCCCCGATAAATCAGTGCCGAATCAACGCTGACGATCTCCACCGGGTATTTCTGACGTAAGCGAATGGCTAAGTCCGTTTTGCCAGAAGCCGTTGGGCCCATTAAGAAGAGGGCGAGAGGTAACTTTTGAGTCATGGGTGTAATGCTGTAATTGAGGCGGAAAAATCCACCAAAGTAATAAAATTCGGGTCTTGCAAAGGCAAGTTGCCTTGCCAGAGCTGCTCCAGCTCTGCGATCAAACCGATCGCCTCGGCTAAAGTGTAGTCTCTTTTTTCTACAACGATGCGTTGGGTTAACCAATCGGCCAATGCTTGATGGCTCAAAACTTGGCTGTCGGAGTAATTCGCGGCGTAAGATAACAGATCCGGCAGCAATTGCTGTAAATTTTGCTGGCGCAGTGGCTGAGGCACCGCCATCACCATAATGCTGTGATTGGTGCGCGTTTTCAGCTCAATACCCAGTTGCAACAGGGCCGATGAATGACGCTGCGCCACTTGCCATTCAGATTCATTCAGTTTTAGCGCGAGTGGCACCAGCAGTGGCTGCGCTTTCAGCGCACCATGCTGAGCATTGAGTAATCCACGCAGTTTGAGTTTCTGAGCTTGGTATAGCGAGATAAGCACACAACCTTGTGGGCTACTCATCAACAGATACTGCCCCGCCACCACTTGAATCGCCTTGCCCAGTTTTTCTATCGTGATACCCGCTTGCTCTTTTCTAATTGCAGAGAGGTTAGTAGAGGCAACGCGAGGCGCCTCATCAGGCAAATCGGGAGTTTGCATCAAGGTTTGGTAAACCTCGACCTCTTTTTTACTCACAGATACTGAGCCGAATTTTTCCTTGTTCGAACCGGCAGGCTTTGGTGAAGCAACCCACGGATTGGCGGCAGCTCGTTCTCTCAGCTGATAATTCTCGCTCTCACCTTCAGGGTTATCGCGCGCAACTTTGCGTGGATAATCAGGCGAACTTTGCACGGCTTGCCACACTCTGTCTGGCACGGATGCTTCTATCGCTATCGGTACCTCTTCCGCCGGTGACGAATGGAAGGCGCCTTCATTCACTGCAGGTGCCATCACTTGCTCGCTTTGTACCAACGCACTGCTTAATGCTTGGTAAATGAAATCGTGAACGAGGCGTGCTTGATGAAAGCGCACTTCATGTTTGGCCGGATGCACGTTGACATCCACTTGATGAGGATCGAGCTCAATAAACAAAACATAGGTGGCAAATTGATCGGCACGCAGACTGGTTTCATAGCTTTGACGGATCGCATGATTGATCAGCTTATCGCGCATCATCCGGCCATTTACGTAACAGTATTGCAGATCGCTCTGCTGACGCGCGCCTTCGGGTGTGGTGATCCAACCATGCAATTTAAGGCCTTGGTGTTCTAACTCAATGCGCAGCATATGCTGCACAAACGGGTTGCCACATACCGCAGCTAAGCGTTTCTCTTGCTGTGGTAAAGTGTTGGCGGCACGATACTGACGCACGATTTTGCCGTTATGGCGCAAGGTAAAGCTAACATCAAAGCGGCTCAGCGCAATCCGCTTGAGCAGCTCATCGATATGAGTAAATTCGGTTTTTTCAGTACGCAGAAATTTACGCCGCGCGGGAGTATTGAAGAACAGATCCAGCACTTCCACTGTTGTACCTACTGGATGGGCGGCAGGTTGTAACTTCACCGCCATATCGCGCCCTTCACTGTAGGCCG is a genomic window containing:
- the hflK gene encoding FtsH protease activity modulator HflK, producing the protein MAWNEPGNNNGNNGRDNDPWGNNNRGNKGGRDQGPPDLDEVFNKLSQKLGGKFGGKGGKGPSLTGGGAIGFSVIAAIAATIWFFTGFYTIGEAERGVVLRLGKYDRIVDPGLNWRPRFIDEVTPVNVQAIRSLRASGLMLTKDENVVTVSMDVQYRISDPYKYLYQVTNADDSLRQATDSALRAVVGDSLMDSILTSGRQQIRQSTQQTLNQIIDSYDMGLMIVDVNFQSARPPEQVKDAFDDAIAAREDEERFIREAEAYKNEILPKATGRAERLKKEAQGYNERTINEALGQVAQFEKLLPEYQAAPKVTRDRLYLDAMEEVYSNTSKVLIDSESSGNLLYLPIDKLAGQDSKKAEPRPSKSSSSYDQIELESQQTTETNTDTQSRSTTRQGRY
- the hflX gene encoding ribosome rescue GTPase HflX, whose translation is MFDRYEAGERAVLVHVNFTQRGEWEDLSECKMLISSAGVTTLHVVTGSRQTPHPKYFVGEGKAQEIAEAVQMHGANVVIFNHALSPAQERNLERLCQCRVIDRTGLILDIFAQRARTHEGKLQVELAQLRHISTRLIRGWTHLERQKGGIGLRGPGETQLETDRRLLRERIKAILRRLEKVAKQREQGRRARSRAEIPTISLVGYTNAGKSTLFNRITEAGVYAADQLFATLDPTLRKIDLADVGPAVLADTVGFIRHLPHDLVAAFKATLQETQEADILLHVVDASDERFRENIQAVETVLQEIDAHEVPTLLVMNKIDNLEEHAPRIERDDEGVPRVVWISAMQGTGIELLFEALSERLASQVVEHNLRIPPRHQGRIRSTFFQMNCIQQEEYDPEGNLLITVRLQQVDWARLEKREQADLCDFIVT
- the hfq gene encoding RNA chaperone Hfq; translation: MAKGQSLQDPFLNALRRERIPVSIYLVNGIKLQGQIESFDQFVILLKNTVNQMVYKHAISTVVPARPVSHHSGDRPASDRPAEKSEE
- the miaA gene encoding tRNA (adenosine(37)-N6)-dimethylallyltransferase MiaA; the protein is MTQKLPLALFLMGPTASGKTDLAIRLRQKYPVEIVSVDSALIYRGMDIGTAKPDAQELALAPHRLIDILDPSESYSAADFRRDALKEMADIVAQGKIPLLVGGTMLYYKALLEGLSPLPAADPAIRQQIEQEAATLGWQALHEQLQQIDPASAQRIHPNDPQRLSRALEVYRISGKTLTELTQTKGEAIPYRVLQFAIAPKERAELHRRIELRFEKMVESGFEEEVKALYARDDLHPDLPSIRCVGYRQMWDYLDGHGTLDEAIYRGICATRQLAKRQITWLRSWDDLTWLDSENVDQAVETLSNAIASNEISCV
- the mutL gene encoding DNA mismatch repair endonuclease MutL; translation: MTIQILPARLANQIAAGEVVERPASVVKELVENSLDAGATRIDIDIEKGGAKLIRIRDNGSGIDKEELGLALSRHATSKIHTLDDLEAIMSLGFRGEALASISSVSRLTLTSRTVTQEEAWSAYSEGRDMAVKLQPAAHPVGTTVEVLDLFFNTPARRKFLRTEKTEFTHIDELLKRIALSRFDVSFTLRHNGKIVRQYRAANTLPQQEKRLAAVCGNPFVQHMLRIELEHQGLKLHGWITTPEGARQQSDLQYCYVNGRMMRDKLINHAIRQSYETSLRADQFATYVLFIELDPHQVDVNVHPAKHEVRFHQARLVHDFIYQALSSALVQSEQVMAPAVNEGAFHSSPAEEVPIAIEASVPDRVWQAVQSSPDYPRKVARDNPEGESENYQLRERAAANPWVASPKPAGSNKEKFGSVSVSKKEVEVYQTLMQTPDLPDEAPRVASTNLSAIRKEQAGITIEKLGKAIQVVAGQYLLMSSPQGCVLISLYQAQKLKLRGLLNAQHGALKAQPLLVPLALKLNESEWQVAQRHSSALLQLGIELKTRTNHSIMVMAVPQPLRQQNLQQLLPDLLSYAANYSDSQVLSHQALADWLTQRIVVEKRDYTLAEAIGLIAELEQLWQGNLPLQDPNFITLVDFSASITALHP